In Actinoplanes sp. NBC_00393, a single genomic region encodes these proteins:
- a CDS encoding VOC family protein, which translates to MTTPTQYASVRYLVDDVPAAVDFYTSHLGFTQGPSANPAFADVIRGPLRLLLSGPASSGARATPDNARTAGANRIHLEFEDLATEITRLRAAGVTFTSDIVTGPGGSQILLTDPAGNLVELFQPATR; encoded by the coding sequence ATGACCACACCGACCCAGTACGCCAGCGTCCGCTACCTCGTCGACGACGTCCCCGCAGCCGTCGACTTCTACACCAGCCACTTGGGCTTCACCCAAGGCCCCAGCGCCAACCCGGCTTTCGCCGACGTGATCCGCGGCCCGCTGCGCCTGTTGCTCTCCGGCCCCGCCAGCTCCGGCGCCCGAGCCACCCCCGACAACGCCCGAACCGCCGGCGCCAACCGCATCCACCTCGAATTCGAAGACCTGGCCACCGAGATCACCCGCCTACGAGCCGCCGGTGTCACTTTCACCAGCGACATCGTCACCGGCCCAGGCGGCAGCCAGATCCTGCTGACCGACCCCGCAGGCAACCTGGTCGAACTCTTCCAGCCCGCCACCCGCTAG
- a CDS encoding DUF3159 domain-containing protein gives MAQPESLTQLLDGRRAAVDASLPAVGFVAGWLLGGQSIWGGTIGAAIFALAVAGWRLRAGDRPRAVLIGLLGVSVAALIALRTGKAENFFLLQLFSNAASALAWAVSIVIRWPLLGIIVGAVLGQKTRWRRDPALLRAYSRGSWVWVCQYLIRMAVFLPLYSAGMVTALGVSRVALSWPLVAACLTVSWWVIRRNLPADHPGLRHPVDQPADRSV, from the coding sequence ATGGCACAGCCGGAATCGCTGACGCAGTTGCTCGACGGGCGGCGGGCGGCAGTCGACGCCTCGCTGCCGGCGGTCGGGTTCGTCGCCGGCTGGCTGCTCGGCGGCCAGTCGATCTGGGGCGGCACGATCGGTGCGGCGATCTTCGCGCTCGCGGTCGCCGGGTGGCGGCTGCGCGCCGGCGACCGTCCCCGGGCGGTGCTGATCGGGCTGCTGGGTGTCTCCGTGGCGGCGCTGATCGCGTTGCGTACCGGTAAGGCCGAGAACTTCTTCCTACTCCAGCTGTTCAGCAATGCGGCGAGCGCGCTGGCCTGGGCGGTCAGCATCGTGATCCGCTGGCCGCTGCTGGGCATCATCGTCGGCGCCGTCCTCGGCCAGAAGACGAGATGGCGGCGGGATCCGGCACTGCTGCGGGCGTATTCGCGCGGCAGCTGGGTGTGGGTCTGCCAGTACCTGATCCGGATGGCGGTGTTCCTGCCGCTGTACAGCGCGGGGATGGTGACCGCCCTGGGCGTCTCGCGGGTGGCGCTGAGCTGGCCACTGGTCGCCGCCTGCCTGACGGTGAGCTGGTGGGTGATCCGCCGCAACCTGCCGGCGGACCACCCGGGCCTGCGCCACCCGGTCGACCAGCCCGCCGACCGTTCGGTGTGA
- a CDS encoding ABC transporter ATP-binding protein, with protein MALGTLFGSAWFLTLALTPYLISQAVDRGVGPRSVPALLSWTAAVLALGVASAGLGIMRHRSMTKLRLAAALRTADEVMSHATRLGAALPRRVTAGEVVTIGISDVWTIGRAMNVGSVGVAAILACLMIAVLLLRTEPVLALIVPVGVPVLMLIVGPLLLGTQRAGSRYRQRQGQLNTRLVDVLGGLRVLNGLGGKETHLERYERESARVREQGYRVGRPSSWIGALGEGLPVVFLAVVIWLAARLAAAGQLTVGELIAVYGYTAMLVIPVSVLIFCGFDMAHGLVAARRVTDFLRLPVDDPSGGPAPAGPAVLHDPESGVTVEPGRLIALAGARPADAAEVLDRLGRYGPTTATWDGRRLDRIAPAEVRSRVLVADNDADLFAGTLREVVAGRHEPDDERVREAIRVAVAHDVADDLDRPVEWGGRNLSGGQRQRVRLARAVYTDPELLLAVEPTSAVDAHTETAVAERLAEARAGRGTVVATTSPVFLDRADLVHYLVAGRVAASGTHRELLAAEPGYRALVTRVFGDDE; from the coding sequence GTGGCCCTCGGGACGCTGTTCGGCTCCGCCTGGTTCCTCACGCTGGCGCTCACGCCGTACCTCATCTCGCAAGCTGTTGACCGTGGTGTGGGACCGCGAAGCGTGCCCGCGCTGCTCTCCTGGACCGCGGCCGTGCTGGCGCTCGGTGTGGCCAGCGCCGGACTGGGCATCATGCGGCACCGGAGCATGACGAAGCTGCGGCTGGCCGCCGCGCTGCGGACCGCAGACGAGGTGATGTCGCACGCGACCCGGCTGGGTGCCGCGCTGCCGCGCCGGGTGACCGCGGGTGAGGTGGTCACCATCGGCATCTCGGACGTGTGGACGATCGGCCGCGCGATGAACGTGGGCAGTGTGGGCGTGGCCGCGATCCTGGCCTGTCTGATGATCGCCGTGCTGCTGCTCCGGACCGAGCCGGTGCTCGCCCTGATCGTGCCGGTCGGCGTGCCCGTGCTGATGCTGATCGTGGGGCCGCTGCTGTTGGGCACGCAGCGGGCCGGCTCGCGGTACCGGCAGCGGCAGGGTCAGCTGAACACGCGCCTGGTCGACGTGCTCGGCGGGCTGCGTGTCCTCAACGGACTCGGCGGCAAGGAGACGCACCTCGAGCGCTACGAGCGGGAGTCGGCGCGGGTGCGGGAGCAGGGCTACCGGGTGGGCCGGCCGTCGAGCTGGATCGGCGCGCTCGGCGAGGGCCTGCCGGTGGTCTTTCTCGCGGTGGTGATCTGGCTGGCCGCACGGCTCGCGGCCGCAGGCCAGCTCACCGTGGGTGAGTTGATTGCGGTGTACGGCTACACGGCGATGCTAGTCATCCCGGTGAGCGTGCTGATCTTCTGCGGTTTCGACATGGCGCACGGACTGGTGGCGGCGCGGCGGGTCACCGACTTCCTCCGGTTGCCGGTCGACGACCCGTCCGGCGGTCCCGCCCCGGCCGGGCCGGCCGTTCTGCACGACCCGGAGTCGGGGGTGACCGTCGAGCCGGGCCGGCTGATCGCGCTGGCCGGGGCCCGCCCGGCCGACGCCGCCGAGGTGCTCGACCGGCTCGGGCGGTACGGCCCGACCACCGCGACCTGGGACGGGCGCCGGCTGGACCGGATCGCCCCGGCCGAGGTCCGCTCGCGGGTCCTGGTCGCCGACAACGACGCCGACCTGTTCGCCGGCACCCTCCGTGAGGTGGTGGCCGGGCGGCACGAGCCCGACGACGAGCGGGTGCGGGAGGCGATCCGGGTGGCGGTCGCGCACGACGTGGCCGACGACCTGGACCGGCCGGTGGAGTGGGGCGGGCGCAACCTGTCCGGCGGGCAGCGGCAGCGGGTCCGGCTGGCCCGGGCCGTCTACACCGATCCGGAGCTGCTGCTGGCGGTGGAGCCGACGTCCGCGGTGGACGCGCACACCGAGACCGCTGTCGCGGAGCGGCTCGCCGAGGCGCGGGCCGGGCGGGGCACGGTCGTGGCCACGACGTCACCGGTCTTCCTGGATCGGGCGGATCTCGTGCACTACCTGGTGGCCGGCCGGGTGGCCGCCAGCGGCACGCATCGCGAGTTGCTGGCCGCCGAGCCCGGCTACCGCGCGCTGGTCACCCGGGTGTTCGGAGATGACGAATGA
- a CDS encoding arsenate reductase/protein-tyrosine-phosphatase family protein codes for MASHPPPPAFLRLAAHPLRWRLLTELALSDQRVRDLVALTAEPQNLVSYHLRLLREAGLLATTRSTFDGRDTYYHLHLDRCAQSLTHAAVTLHPALLAPAALAPPPHPLTAPPTATASHTGTLPTPPPTAGTTHAGALPTPPPTATAGDLPAPPPAATPSHAAARSAATSGHADSRVPMDTSPRPTPHSPTRSHAGPRRSFAGSGDVPRAASPQRTRVLFVCTGNSARSPIAEALLRHRSGGRVEVVSAGSHPRSAGLHPHAVRVLRDQYGIDVAASRPRHWDTFADHRFDYVISLCDRARETCPTFPGEPRRAHWSLPEPTDYPGHLRTAAGIDTRIRHLLPLLEEVQP; via the coding sequence GTGGCGTCCCACCCACCGCCTCCGGCGTTCCTCCGGCTGGCCGCCCACCCACTGCGGTGGCGGTTGCTGACCGAGCTCGCCCTCAGCGACCAGCGAGTCCGCGACCTGGTCGCGTTGACCGCCGAGCCGCAGAACCTGGTCTCCTACCACCTGCGCCTGCTCCGCGAGGCAGGCCTGCTAGCCACCACCCGCAGCACCTTCGACGGCCGGGACACCTACTACCACCTGCACCTGGACCGCTGCGCCCAGTCCCTGACCCACGCCGCCGTCACCCTGCACCCCGCTCTGCTCGCCCCCGCCGCCCTCGCTCCGCCCCCACATCCACTCACCGCCCCACCCACCGCGACGGCCAGCCACACCGGCACCCTCCCCACACCGCCACCCACCGCCGGCACCACCCATGCCGGCGCCCTCCCCACACCGCCACCCACCGCGACTGCCGGCGACCTCCCCGCGCCGCCGCCCGCCGCCACTCCCAGCCACGCCGCCGCGCGATCCGCCGCCACTTCCGGCCACGCCGACTCGCGCGTCCCCATGGACACCAGCCCTCGCCCGACCCCGCACTCCCCCACGCGCAGCCATGCCGGCCCGCGCCGAAGCTTCGCCGGTTCCGGTGACGTTCCGCGGGCAGCGAGCCCACAACGCACGAGGGTGTTGTTCGTCTGCACCGGTAACAGTGCGCGCTCACCGATCGCCGAAGCCTTACTGCGCCACCGGTCCGGCGGCCGGGTCGAGGTCGTCAGCGCCGGCTCCCACCCACGCTCCGCCGGCCTGCATCCGCACGCGGTCCGCGTCCTGCGCGACCAATACGGCATCGACGTCGCCGCCAGCCGCCCCCGTCACTGGGACACCTTCGCCGACCACCGTTTCGACTATGTGATCAGTCTCTGCGACCGCGCCCGCGAAACCTGCCCGACCTTCCCCGGCGAACCCCGCCGAGCGCATTGGAGCCTGCCCGAGCCCACCGACTACCCCGGCCATCTGCGCACCGCGGCCGGCATCGACACCCGCATCCGGCACCTGCTACCGCTACTCGAGGAGGTCCAGCCATGA
- a CDS encoding FAD-binding oxidoreductase yields MSIHLQPGDAGYDDNRKALNPALDPYPAEVVLAETTADVRAAVLSARRRGLAFAVQATGHGTHVAHDGALLLRTHRMASVLVDPDRRIAKVGPGARWGDVLAAAAPFGLAPLSGSSPDVGVTGYTVGGGLGWLARRHGLAADSVQRARIVTADGELVTADADRNADLFWAVRGGGGSFGVVTDLEFRLYPVSRVYAGAVTFGRERAAETLACYRRWIEQAPDELSTALLLTRDGRLVVKAMYSGDDLDRGRRLLAPLWQAAGPPLADTMQVVDYAGAAMGGTFARTFDQVRALSDDLVHALVNEPDTTVEIRHWGGRIARDTGAAAHRDAPLSVILDTVPSARVTDALARDGIGSSFLNFLPDPSRVETAFTPANWAALRRVKAAYDPGAFFSAGLAVPPAALQASA; encoded by the coding sequence ATGAGCATTCATCTTCAGCCCGGCGACGCCGGTTACGACGACAACCGCAAGGCATTGAATCCAGCGCTTGACCCGTACCCCGCCGAAGTTGTCCTGGCCGAAACCACGGCCGACGTCCGCGCCGCCGTGCTCAGCGCACGCCGTCGCGGGCTGGCGTTCGCCGTGCAGGCCACCGGGCACGGCACGCACGTGGCGCACGACGGCGCGCTGCTGCTGCGTACCCATCGGATGGCGTCCGTGCTGGTGGACCCGGACCGCCGGATCGCCAAGGTCGGCCCGGGCGCGCGCTGGGGCGACGTGCTCGCCGCGGCCGCGCCGTTCGGGCTGGCGCCGCTCTCCGGTTCGTCGCCGGACGTCGGCGTGACCGGCTACACCGTCGGCGGCGGCCTCGGCTGGCTGGCCCGCAGGCACGGCCTCGCCGCGGACAGCGTGCAGCGCGCCCGGATCGTCACCGCCGACGGCGAACTGGTCACGGCCGATGCCGACCGCAACGCCGACCTGTTCTGGGCGGTGCGCGGCGGTGGCGGCTCGTTCGGCGTCGTCACCGACCTGGAGTTCCGCCTCTACCCGGTGAGCCGCGTCTACGCCGGTGCGGTCACCTTCGGCCGGGAGCGTGCCGCCGAGACGCTGGCCTGCTACCGCCGCTGGATCGAGCAGGCGCCGGACGAGCTGAGCACCGCTCTGCTCCTGACCCGCGACGGCCGGCTCGTCGTCAAGGCGATGTACTCCGGCGACGACCTCGACCGGGGCCGCCGCCTGCTGGCCCCGCTGTGGCAGGCCGCCGGTCCTCCGCTCGCGGACACGATGCAGGTCGTCGACTACGCCGGGGCGGCTATGGGTGGGACGTTCGCGCGTACGTTCGACCAGGTCCGTGCCCTGTCCGACGACCTGGTGCACGCCCTGGTCAACGAGCCGGACACCACCGTGGAGATCCGCCACTGGGGCGGCCGCATCGCCCGCGACACCGGCGCGGCCGCTCACCGCGACGCCCCGCTCTCGGTCATCCTGGACACCGTCCCTTCGGCGCGGGTGACGGATGCGCTGGCCCGCGACGGAATCGGCAGCAGCTTCCTCAACTTCCTTCCCGACCCGTCTCGGGTCGAGACGGCTTTCACCCCGGCCAACTGGGCGGCGCTGCGCCGGGTCAAGGCCGCCTACGACCCGGGCGCTTTCTTCAGCGCCGGGCTCGCTGTCCCGCCGGCCGCCCTGCAGGCCTCCGCCTGA
- a CDS encoding slipin family protein, translating into MSKNREVIVRSGFRGLRYVDGRFDQVLEPGRYEMPAGRFPGRRVPTVDVVSVDLRERELNIKGQEILTADKVAVRVNIITHFRVVDPVAAIERVTDYVDRVYSDVQLAARRYLASMTLEAILTNRNQLSEDILRDVEGVSAGYGVEIIRADVKDLVFPGNLQDVMNRVLTAQRLAEAQMVEARTRADREALEAVSKADAERVAAQARVESTRLAAEADAEAKRIRAEAEVDALRRLAAAAEAYAEHPALLRLRELETMGALGANAAARLYIGFDKHSDRLNTE; encoded by the coding sequence ATGTCCAAGAACCGCGAGGTGATCGTCCGCAGCGGATTCCGTGGCCTGCGCTACGTCGACGGCCGATTCGACCAGGTCCTCGAGCCGGGCCGCTACGAGATGCCGGCCGGCCGCTTCCCGGGCCGGCGCGTGCCGACCGTCGACGTCGTCTCGGTCGACCTGCGCGAGCGCGAGCTCAACATCAAGGGCCAGGAGATCCTGACCGCCGACAAGGTCGCGGTCCGGGTCAACATCATCACGCACTTCCGGGTGGTCGACCCGGTGGCCGCGATCGAGCGCGTGACCGATTATGTCGACCGCGTCTACAGCGACGTGCAGCTCGCCGCCCGCCGGTACCTGGCGTCGATGACCCTCGAGGCCATCCTCACCAACCGCAACCAGCTCAGCGAGGACATCCTGCGCGACGTCGAGGGCGTCTCGGCCGGCTACGGCGTCGAGATCATCCGCGCCGACGTGAAGGACCTGGTCTTCCCCGGCAACCTGCAGGACGTGATGAACCGGGTGCTCACCGCCCAGCGCCTCGCCGAGGCGCAGATGGTCGAGGCCCGTACCCGTGCGGACCGCGAAGCCCTCGAGGCCGTCTCGAAGGCCGACGCCGAGCGGGTCGCCGCGCAGGCCCGCGTCGAGTCCACCCGGCTCGCCGCGGAGGCCGACGCCGAGGCCAAGCGCATCCGTGCCGAGGCCGAGGTGGACGCCCTGCGCCGGCTCGCGGCTGCGGCCGAGGCCTACGCCGAGCACCCCGCGCTGCTGCGCCTGCGCGAGCTGGAGACCATGGGCGCTCTCGGCGCGAACGCCGCGGCGCGCCTCTACATCGGCTTCGACAAGCACAGCGACCGGCTCAATACCGAATAA